A single genomic interval of Marmota flaviventris isolate mMarFla1 chromosome 14, mMarFla1.hap1, whole genome shotgun sequence harbors:
- the Mtln gene encoding mitoregulin: MADVSERTLQVSVLVAFASGVLVGWQANRLRRRYLDWRKRRLQDKLATTQKKLDLA, translated from the coding sequence ATGGCGGACGTGTCGGAGAGGACGCTGCAGGTGTCGGTGCTGGTGGCTTTCGCCTCCGGAGTGCTCGTCGGCTGGCAGGCGAACCGGCTAAGGAGGCGCTATCTGGACTGGAGGAAGCGGAGGCTGCAGGACAAGCTGGCGACGACGCAGAAGAAGCTGGACCTGGCCTGA